A region from the Tsuneonella mangrovi genome encodes:
- the epsC gene encoding serine O-acetyltransferase EpsC has translation MFQGLTSYLDSIRARDPAPHSRWEILLYPGVWALFMHRIAHWLYEAKLYLLARMVNHFSRFLTAIDIHPGATIGRNLFIDHGFTVIGETAEIGDNVTIYQCVTLGGTNPTNGKKGKRHPTIADNVIIGSGAQIIGPITVGARARVGANAVVTDDVPEGATMIGLKARSTLVPAEDWLKEFIPYGTPCDEPCEPSRDCVAKLEDDIAALRAEIAELRAVTGDTPPTKRSGTDR, from the coding sequence ATGTTCCAAGGGCTGACCAGTTACCTGGATTCGATCCGCGCGCGCGATCCCGCACCGCATTCGCGGTGGGAAATCCTGCTCTATCCGGGCGTCTGGGCGCTGTTCATGCACCGCATCGCGCACTGGCTCTACGAAGCCAAACTTTACCTGCTGGCGCGCATGGTGAACCATTTCAGCCGCTTCCTGACCGCAATCGATATCCATCCCGGTGCGACGATCGGCAGGAACCTGTTCATCGACCACGGTTTCACGGTGATTGGCGAAACCGCCGAAATCGGTGACAATGTGACGATCTATCAGTGCGTGACGCTGGGCGGGACCAACCCGACCAACGGCAAGAAGGGCAAACGGCACCCGACAATTGCGGACAACGTCATCATCGGCTCGGGCGCCCAGATCATCGGCCCGATCACTGTCGGTGCCCGCGCGCGGGTGGGGGCCAATGCTGTGGTAACCGACGATGTGCCCGAAGGCGCAACGATGATCGGCCTCAAGGCACGCTCGACGCTCGTCCCCGCGGAAGATTGGCTCAAGGAATTCATTCCCTACGGCACCCCGTGCGACGAACCCTGCGAGCCGAGCCGCGACTGCGTCGCCAAGCTGGAAGACGATATCGCGGCCTTGCGGGCGGAG
- a CDS encoding heavy-metal-associated domain-containing protein: MTLPRPRRHTFLLAIFALAGLALAVFAGRALIAQVSGDRGIAAVASSSDIDVGGIDVDVTAKTAQDARQQGWKLAIQKAWKKLNGPALPESQVESLVSAVVIQREELGPHRYIARLGISFDHARAGAFLGKGGIGPRSAPLLLIPVTFSAGTETVYEVRNPWQRAWAEYQPGGSRIDYVRPSGANGDSLLLTAGQITRRSRTWWRGVLDQFGATDVLMALADLRYRWPGGPIDGTFTARYGPDNTYLGSFKMTAQGPSELQDMLGKAVERFNTIYEQALTDGKLKPDPTLNFGAPQIDPAIQRLINLGRAAQAMDQASDAAVAAGAVLPGDATAASTPAPVAVVSRYVVQFATPNAGAVDATIAAVRATPGVRGAVTSSLAIGGTSVMSVSYGGSLSELAGALRSRGFSVREGGNALAISR; encoded by the coding sequence ATGACCCTCCCGCGCCCACGGCGCCATACGTTCCTCTTAGCGATATTCGCGCTGGCCGGGCTGGCTTTGGCCGTCTTCGCCGGTCGCGCGCTGATCGCGCAGGTCTCGGGCGATCGCGGGATCGCAGCAGTCGCTTCGTCGAGCGATATCGATGTCGGCGGGATCGATGTCGATGTTACCGCCAAGACCGCGCAGGACGCGCGCCAGCAAGGCTGGAAGCTGGCGATCCAGAAGGCGTGGAAGAAGCTCAACGGGCCCGCACTTCCGGAAAGCCAGGTCGAATCGCTGGTGTCGGCGGTAGTCATCCAACGCGAGGAGCTGGGGCCGCACCGCTACATCGCGCGGCTCGGGATCAGTTTCGACCATGCCCGCGCAGGGGCATTCCTCGGCAAGGGCGGAATCGGGCCGCGTTCCGCCCCGCTGCTGTTGATTCCGGTGACGTTCAGCGCGGGGACCGAAACGGTCTACGAAGTGCGCAACCCGTGGCAGCGCGCCTGGGCCGAATACCAGCCGGGCGGGAGCCGGATCGATTATGTCCGGCCGTCTGGGGCCAACGGCGATTCGCTGCTTCTGACTGCGGGCCAGATCACGCGGCGGAGCCGCACCTGGTGGCGCGGCGTTCTCGACCAGTTCGGCGCGACCGACGTGCTGATGGCGCTGGCGGACCTGCGCTATCGCTGGCCGGGCGGGCCGATCGACGGGACCTTCACCGCGCGCTACGGCCCCGACAACACCTATCTCGGCAGCTTCAAGATGACCGCACAGGGTCCATCCGAACTGCAGGACATGCTCGGCAAGGCGGTCGAACGCTTCAACACGATCTATGAGCAGGCGTTGACCGACGGGAAGCTCAAGCCCGATCCGACGCTCAATTTCGGTGCGCCGCAGATCGACCCTGCGATCCAGCGGCTAATCAATCTCGGGCGTGCTGCCCAGGCGATGGACCAGGCGAGCGATGCCGCGGTTGCCGCTGGTGCAGTCCTGCCGGGCGACGCGACTGCTGCCTCCACTCCCGCGCCGGTGGCTGTCGTCTCGCGCTACGTCGTCCAGTTTGCGACGCCCAACGCAGGCGCGGTCGATGCGACGATTGCAGCGGTGAGGGCGACCCCGGGCGTGCGCGGTGCCGTTACCTCCAGCCTCGCGATCGGCGGCACTTCGGTGATGTCGGTCAGCTATGGGGGCAGCCTCTCGGAGCTCGCCGGTGCGCTCCGCTCGCGCGGCTTCAGTGTCCGCGAGGGTGGCAACGCGCTCGCGATCAGCCGCTAA
- a CDS encoding DnaA ATPase domain-containing protein produces MGQIALPLELRRADDPVRIVIGNANTAAVEALGDSANWPFGTAILAGPARSGKSLLGRWFAAQGGETIDGADAIDETELFHRWNRAQESGTALLLITDRDPWEIALPDLRSRMGAALHLEIGVPDDAMVEDLLWVHAEARGLALGEGAPTYLVPRVERSFAGIEALVETIDRLTLERKVPSTLSIWRDALEAVQGAEQPRLF; encoded by the coding sequence ATGGGCCAGATCGCCCTGCCGCTCGAATTGCGGCGGGCCGACGACCCGGTCCGCATCGTAATCGGCAATGCCAACACTGCGGCGGTTGAAGCGCTTGGAGACTCCGCCAATTGGCCGTTCGGTACCGCAATACTCGCGGGGCCGGCGCGTTCGGGCAAGAGCCTGCTGGGCCGATGGTTCGCTGCCCAAGGCGGCGAAACGATCGACGGTGCCGACGCTATCGACGAAACAGAGCTGTTCCACCGCTGGAACCGAGCCCAAGAGAGCGGCACTGCGCTGCTGCTTATTACCGACCGCGATCCGTGGGAGATCGCCCTGCCGGACCTGCGGAGCCGCATGGGCGCAGCGCTTCACCTGGAAATCGGGGTGCCCGACGACGCGATGGTGGAGGACCTTTTGTGGGTTCATGCCGAAGCGCGCGGTCTTGCGTTGGGCGAAGGCGCACCTACCTATCTCGTGCCCCGCGTAGAACGCAGCTTTGCCGGGATCGAGGCGCTGGTCGAAACAATCGACCGGCTGACCCTGGAGCGCAAGGTGCCGTCGACGCTGTCGATCTGGCGCGATGCGCTGGAGGCGGTGCAAGGGGCAGAGCAACCGCGGCTGTTTTAG
- a CDS encoding leucyl aminopeptidase, whose translation MKIEFAAAVPEDARLVARIVNEGAPIDGLERAITDGAAAARFKGRAGQCFEGFAERAGHLVRVAIAGAGKADDADRAINCEKAGAALAGKYLRSGEAAIAVDLSGFTAAEATSILLGLRLRSWRYDVYRTKLKDDQKATLEKAVIVNAADGTEAAWAEASAVATGVEFARELVTEPANIIYPESYVERCQKQFKGTGAELVVLDEKEMAKLGMGALLGVGQGSIRESRILAIKWMGGKKGDAPVAFVGKGVTFDTGGISLKPGPGMEDMKWDMGGSAAVVGAMLALVTRKAPVNVVGVVGLVENMPDGNAQRPGDVVTTMSGQTVEVLNTDAEGRLVLSDALTWTQREFKPAKIVDLATLTGAIIIALGHENGGCYSNNDELAESLLTAGKQTGDKLWRMPLSAAYDKLLNSPIADMKNIGPRYAGSVTAAQFLQRFIENDTPWAHLDIAGMAWSEKPGQTWDKGATGYGVRLLERFIRDTVES comes from the coding sequence ATGAAAATCGAATTCGCTGCCGCTGTGCCGGAAGATGCACGCCTCGTCGCCCGTATCGTGAACGAAGGGGCGCCGATTGACGGTCTCGAACGCGCGATCACCGATGGTGCCGCCGCAGCACGGTTCAAGGGCCGCGCGGGGCAGTGCTTCGAAGGCTTTGCCGAACGGGCGGGACATCTCGTGCGCGTAGCCATAGCCGGGGCGGGCAAGGCAGACGATGCGGACCGCGCGATCAATTGCGAGAAGGCGGGCGCTGCGCTGGCCGGCAAGTACCTGCGTTCGGGCGAAGCTGCGATCGCGGTCGACCTGTCGGGGTTCACCGCTGCCGAAGCGACGTCGATCTTGCTCGGACTGCGCCTTCGCAGCTGGCGCTACGATGTTTATCGCACCAAGCTGAAGGACGACCAGAAGGCGACGCTTGAAAAGGCCGTCATCGTCAACGCGGCTGACGGCACGGAAGCTGCGTGGGCCGAAGCGTCCGCCGTCGCCACCGGGGTCGAGTTCGCTCGCGAGCTGGTGACCGAACCGGCCAACATCATCTACCCGGAAAGCTACGTCGAGCGGTGCCAGAAACAGTTCAAGGGCACCGGGGCGGAGCTGGTGGTGCTCGACGAAAAGGAGATGGCCAAGCTCGGCATGGGCGCGCTGCTCGGGGTCGGGCAGGGCTCGATCCGCGAATCGCGGATCCTCGCGATCAAGTGGATGGGCGGCAAGAAGGGCGATGCCCCGGTCGCGTTCGTCGGCAAGGGCGTCACCTTCGATACCGGCGGTATCTCGTTGAAGCCCGGACCGGGCATGGAAGACATGAAGTGGGACATGGGCGGTTCGGCCGCGGTCGTCGGCGCGATGCTCGCGCTGGTGACGCGCAAGGCTCCGGTCAATGTGGTCGGGGTTGTCGGGCTGGTCGAGAATATGCCCGACGGCAATGCCCAGCGCCCGGGTGACGTGGTCACCACGATGTCGGGCCAAACGGTCGAAGTGCTCAACACCGACGCCGAAGGGCGGCTGGTGCTGAGCGACGCGCTGACCTGGACCCAGCGCGAGTTCAAGCCCGCGAAGATCGTCGACCTTGCCACTCTGACGGGTGCGATCATCATCGCGCTCGGCCACGAAAACGGCGGTTGCTATTCGAACAACGACGAGCTGGCTGAGAGCCTGCTGACGGCAGGCAAGCAGACCGGCGACAAGCTCTGGCGGATGCCGCTGTCGGCGGCTTACGACAAGCTGCTCAACAGCCCGATCGCGGACATGAAGAACATCGGTCCGCGCTACGCCGGGTCGGTCACCGCGGCACAGTTCCTCCAGCGGTTCATCGAGAACGATACCCCGTGGGCGCACCTCGACATCGCCGGGATGGCGTGGTCCGAAAAGCCCGGGCAGACATGGGACAAGGGGGCGACCGGCTACGGCGTGCGCTTGCTCGAGCGATTCATCAGGGACACCGTCGAGAGCTGA
- a CDS encoding LPS-assembly protein LptD, with amino-acid sequence MPPAPTGIAQARLRRLPRSIAGSAALAAGLFAMSAAAQDFTAPEILPSNAPNRLQVDAADSLQTADASEAATKVTFEADQVAYESDSEMLVATGNVVLRSDDRSVRADKVTYNSKTGQIVATGNVRFVDEDGNQVFSDRIELTSKFQTGTMDDVLLALREGGRLAAARGKRLPDGTIELDKAAYSGCPVEGANGCPKKPSWRITADKVYFDPAEKHLRFRGAFLDLFGARLLPLPGLAVHTDGRAQSGLLIPQVQVSQTNGLEISDTYYWRLANNMDLATTAYVFTQAPPMGSIQWRHLTSLGAYQITGYLTTSRRSSSTGATATSQQSARGYFASNGRFQFDPNWSLDYSIRRASDRTFLRRYDISYDDRLRSLVKLERTGETSYFVLAGYATQTLRLGANQGQVPVALPLIDYRKRMSGGLQGSTLQFEANTLALTRSNGQDTQRAFASAEWDLRRMTGMGQVVTLTALVRGDVYHSSANDLTTTAIYRGNPGWEARGVATAAVDIQWPFVGRAFGGTQVFTPRIQFVASPPIRNLAVPNEDSRAIDLEDSNLFALNRFPGYDRVEDGARMTYGFDWQLQRPNWRISTTVGQSYRFTGQSSIFPDGTGLSQPLSDFVGRTDVRYKNLIKLTHRFRLDKDNLAVRRNELDATVGSAATYAEIGYLRLNRNISSTIEDLRDREELRAAARVAFAKYWSLFGSGVFNLTNREEDPTLTSNGFSPVRTRLGLAYQDDCLELGLAWRRDYVDTGDARRGNTFQVYFALRNLGFR; translated from the coding sequence ATGCCCCCCGCCCCGACAGGAATTGCGCAGGCCCGGTTGCGTCGCTTGCCGAGGAGCATTGCCGGATCGGCTGCGCTGGCGGCAGGGCTGTTTGCCATGTCGGCGGCTGCGCAGGACTTCACCGCTCCCGAAATCCTGCCAAGCAATGCACCCAATCGGTTGCAAGTGGATGCAGCCGATAGCCTCCAGACGGCGGACGCGTCTGAAGCCGCAACCAAGGTCACCTTCGAAGCCGACCAAGTGGCTTACGAAAGCGATTCCGAGATGCTCGTCGCCACCGGCAACGTCGTGCTGCGCAGCGACGATCGTTCGGTTCGTGCGGACAAGGTCACCTACAACAGCAAGACCGGGCAGATCGTCGCCACCGGCAACGTCCGCTTCGTCGACGAAGACGGCAACCAGGTCTTCAGCGACCGCATCGAATTGACCAGCAAGTTCCAGACCGGGACGATGGACGATGTACTGCTGGCGCTTCGCGAAGGCGGGCGGCTCGCCGCGGCGCGGGGCAAGCGCCTTCCCGACGGGACGATCGAACTCGACAAGGCAGCCTATTCAGGCTGCCCGGTGGAGGGTGCAAACGGGTGCCCCAAGAAGCCGTCGTGGCGGATCACTGCCGACAAGGTCTATTTCGACCCGGCCGAAAAGCACTTGCGGTTTCGCGGCGCGTTCCTCGACCTGTTCGGGGCCCGCCTGCTGCCGCTGCCCGGCCTCGCCGTGCACACCGACGGCCGCGCGCAATCGGGCCTTCTGATCCCCCAGGTCCAGGTTTCGCAGACCAACGGGCTTGAGATCAGCGACACCTATTACTGGCGGCTGGCGAACAACATGGACCTGGCGACGACAGCCTATGTGTTCACCCAGGCGCCGCCGATGGGCTCCATCCAGTGGCGCCACCTGACCAGCCTCGGCGCGTACCAGATCACCGGCTACCTCACGACCAGCCGCCGCAGTTCGAGCACGGGCGCGACTGCCACGAGCCAGCAAAGCGCCCGCGGGTATTTTGCCAGCAACGGGCGCTTCCAGTTCGACCCCAACTGGAGCCTCGACTACTCGATCCGCCGGGCGAGCGACCGCACGTTCCTGCGCCGGTATGACATCAGCTACGACGATCGCCTGCGCTCGCTCGTCAAGCTCGAACGGACTGGGGAGACGAGCTACTTCGTGCTCGCCGGGTACGCCACGCAGACGCTGCGGCTGGGGGCCAACCAGGGCCAGGTGCCGGTGGCACTGCCGCTGATCGATTATCGCAAGCGCATGTCGGGGGGGCTGCAGGGCAGCACGCTGCAGTTCGAAGCCAACACGCTCGCGCTGACCCGCAGCAATGGCCAGGATACCCAGCGCGCCTTTGCCAGCGCCGAATGGGACTTGCGGCGCATGACCGGCATGGGTCAGGTGGTCACGCTGACCGCGCTGGTGCGGGGCGATGTCTACCACTCGTCTGCCAACGACCTGACCACGACCGCGATCTATCGCGGCAATCCGGGATGGGAAGCGCGCGGAGTCGCGACCGCTGCAGTCGACATTCAGTGGCCGTTCGTGGGCCGTGCATTCGGCGGCACGCAGGTATTCACCCCGCGGATCCAGTTCGTCGCCAGCCCGCCGATCCGCAACCTCGCGGTGCCGAACGAGGACTCGCGGGCAATCGACCTCGAAGACAGCAACTTGTTCGCACTCAACCGCTTCCCTGGCTACGACCGGGTCGAAGACGGCGCGCGGATGACATACGGTTTCGACTGGCAATTGCAGCGCCCCAACTGGCGGATCAGTACCACGGTCGGGCAGTCGTATCGCTTCACCGGCCAGAGCAGCATCTTCCCCGACGGGACGGGACTGTCGCAGCCGCTCTCAGACTTCGTCGGGCGAACCGACGTGCGCTACAAGAATTTGATCAAGCTCACCCACCGGTTCCGGCTCGACAAGGATAACCTGGCGGTGCGCCGCAACGAGCTCGACGCGACGGTCGGTTCTGCCGCGACCTATGCCGAAATCGGCTACCTGCGGCTCAACCGGAATATCTCCAGCACCATCGAAGACTTGCGCGACCGCGAGGAACTGCGCGCCGCAGCACGCGTGGCGTTCGCGAAATACTGGTCACTTTTCGGATCGGGGGTGTTCAACCTTACCAACCGCGAGGAAGACCCGACGCTGACCTCGAACGGGTTCTCGCCGGTCCGCACGCGGCTGGGGCTGGCTTACCAGGACGACTGCCTCGAGCTGGGTCTCGCCTGGCGGCGCGACTACGTTGACACCGGCGACGCGCGGCGCGGCAATACCTTCCAGGTCTATTTTGCCCTGCGCAACCTCGGCTTTCGCTAA
- a CDS encoding DNA polymerase III subunit chi has protein sequence MQLDFWQLSRDPLERVVALVAARTRQAGERLLVVDADPARRAGFGKAMWDSDPQAFLANGEASGPHAARQPILLSDTCEAANGARFCVLADGDWRAEAGGFERVFLLFGEAGTPAARATWRAFDGREDVTRAYFAQEDGKWVKKA, from the coding sequence ATGCAGCTCGACTTCTGGCAGCTCTCGCGCGATCCTCTCGAGCGCGTCGTGGCCCTCGTGGCGGCGCGCACCCGGCAGGCGGGCGAGCGGCTGCTGGTGGTCGATGCTGACCCGGCTCGACGGGCAGGGTTCGGCAAGGCGATGTGGGACAGCGATCCGCAGGCGTTTCTCGCCAATGGTGAAGCGTCCGGGCCCCACGCCGCCCGCCAGCCGATCCTGCTCTCGGATACCTGCGAAGCGGCCAACGGTGCGCGGTTTTGCGTGCTGGCGGACGGTGACTGGCGCGCCGAGGCGGGAGGGTTCGAGCGGGTATTCCTGTTGTTCGGGGAAGCGGGAACCCCGGCGGCGCGCGCGACCTGGCGGGCGTTCGACGGTCGCGAGGATGTAACCCGCGCCTATTTCGCGCAGGAAGATGGCAAGTGGGTGAAGAAGGCGTGA
- the ndk gene encoding nucleoside-diphosphate kinase has translation MAVTRTFSIIKPDATRRNLTGAVTKMLEEAGLRVVASKRIHMTKDQAEGFYAVHKERPFFGELVEFMTSGPVVVQVLEGEDAVKRNRDIMGATNPADAAEGTIRKTYAEGIEANSVHGSDSDENAAIEIAFFFKPEEIVG, from the coding sequence ATGGCGGTCACCCGCACCTTTTCGATCATCAAGCCCGACGCCACCCGCCGCAACCTGACCGGTGCGGTCACCAAGATGCTGGAAGAAGCCGGCCTGCGCGTCGTCGCTTCGAAGCGCATCCACATGACCAAGGATCAGGCCGAAGGCTTCTACGCGGTCCACAAGGAACGCCCCTTCTTTGGCGAACTGGTCGAATTCATGACCAGCGGTCCGGTGGTCGTGCAGGTACTCGAAGGCGAGGATGCGGTGAAGCGCAATCGCGACATCATGGGCGCAACCAACCCCGCCGATGCCGCTGAAGGCACGATTCGCAAGACCTATGCCGAAGGCATCGAGGCTAATTCGGTCCACGGTTCGGACAGCGACGAGAACGCCGCGATCGAAATTGCGTTTTTCTTCAAGCCCGAAGAGATTGTCGGCTGA
- the mddA gene encoding methanethiol S-methyltransferase, translating to MARTLTLLTSVLCYFAFFVSFVYLIGFVGGIDLLPTTVNKGMAAAPGVAAIVDLALIALFGLQHSVMARPAFKAGWTKIVPAPLERSVYCLTTAICLAIMFAFWHPISGTVWQFESPALRNTMWALFGAGWVILFIATHLINHFELFGLQQAWTHFTGKPANPISFKTPLFYKWVRHPIYSGILLAVWATPDMTYSHLLLAIGFTIYILIGISYEERDLVVHFGERYVEYRKQVGKVIPGIGKFN from the coding sequence ATGGCTCGCACGCTTACGCTTCTTACTTCGGTGCTCTGTTATTTCGCGTTTTTCGTTTCGTTCGTTTACCTGATTGGCTTCGTCGGCGGGATCGATTTGTTGCCGACTACGGTCAACAAGGGAATGGCCGCTGCGCCGGGCGTCGCAGCGATTGTCGACCTGGCGCTGATCGCCCTGTTTGGCCTGCAGCATTCGGTGATGGCGCGGCCTGCCTTCAAGGCTGGTTGGACCAAGATCGTCCCCGCTCCACTGGAACGCTCGGTCTATTGCCTGACCACCGCGATCTGCCTCGCGATCATGTTCGCCTTCTGGCATCCGATCAGCGGCACAGTGTGGCAGTTCGAATCACCGGCGCTGCGCAACACCATGTGGGCCCTGTTCGGTGCGGGTTGGGTGATCCTGTTCATTGCCACCCACCTGATCAATCACTTCGAGCTTTTCGGCCTGCAACAGGCGTGGACGCACTTTACCGGCAAGCCGGCGAACCCGATCTCGTTCAAGACGCCGCTGTTCTACAAGTGGGTGCGCCACCCGATTTACAGCGGGATCCTGCTTGCGGTGTGGGCGACGCCCGACATGACTTACAGCCACCTGCTGCTGGCGATCGGCTTCACGATCTATATCCTGATCGGGATTTCTTACGAGGAGCGCGATCTCGTGGTCCACTTCGGTGAGCGGTACGTCGAGTATCGCAAGCAGGTTGGCAAGGTGATCCCGGGGATCGGTAAGTTCAACTAG
- the purN gene encoding phosphoribosylglycinamide formyltransferase: protein MRIGKRSTLPDRAKVAVLISGSGTNMAALLYASRLPDAAYEIVVVASNDPRAKGLELATAEGISTFALSHKGMPRAEHDAAMDAAVRKSGAQYIALAGYMRILTPTFVNDWAGRMVNIHPSLLPKYPGLDTHARAIAAGDTAGGASVHLVTEDLDLGEILGQVEVAIRPGETPDSLAARVLLAEHQLYPRVLNAYVARPFDPEWLVAQVRERAMAMPEAEETVSHGMPCFGIVKGKKFAWVSLDHHGDGKTALLAKISGADEQAMLVERDAERFYRPPYFGDGWIGIRLDLGDTDWDDIAAWIERSWRAVAPKKLTKLVDAADAF from the coding sequence GTGAGGATTGGGAAGCGCAGCACCTTGCCTGATCGTGCAAAGGTCGCCGTGCTTATCTCTGGCAGCGGGACCAATATGGCCGCGCTGCTCTATGCCAGCCGCCTGCCCGATGCCGCTTACGAGATCGTAGTCGTCGCGAGCAACGATCCCAGGGCCAAGGGGCTGGAACTCGCCACCGCCGAAGGCATCTCCACCTTTGCGCTGTCGCACAAGGGAATGCCGCGCGCCGAACACGATGCGGCGATGGACGCCGCCGTGCGCAAGAGCGGGGCGCAATACATCGCGCTGGCCGGATACATGCGTATCCTGACGCCGACCTTCGTGAACGACTGGGCTGGGCGGATGGTCAACATCCACCCTTCGCTATTGCCCAAGTACCCCGGTCTCGACACCCATGCGCGCGCGATCGCGGCGGGCGACACGGCTGGCGGCGCGTCGGTGCACCTCGTCACCGAAGACCTCGACCTGGGCGAAATCCTTGGCCAGGTCGAGGTCGCCATTCGCCCGGGGGAAACACCCGACAGCCTCGCCGCGCGGGTGCTACTGGCCGAACACCAGCTCTATCCGCGCGTGCTCAACGCCTACGTTGCGCGCCCGTTCGATCCCGAATGGCTGGTGGCGCAAGTGCGCGAGCGGGCGATGGCGATGCCCGAAGCGGAAGAGACGGTCAGTCACGGGATGCCGTGCTTCGGGATTGTGAAAGGCAAGAAGTTCGCGTGGGTCAGCCTCGACCATCACGGCGACGGTAAGACTGCGCTGCTCGCCAAGATCAGCGGCGCGGACGAACAGGCGATGCTGGTCGAGCGCGACGCAGAGCGGTTCTATCGCCCGCCCTACTTCGGCGACGGGTGGATCGGCATCCGGTTGGACCTCGGCGATACCGATTGGGACGATATCGCTGCGTGGATCGAGCGCAGCTGGCGCGCGGTCGCACCGAAGAAACTGACCAAGCTGGTGGACGCTGCCGACGCGTTCTGA
- the purM gene encoding phosphoribosylformylglycinamidine cyclo-ligase — protein MSTNGPPPKSYTYESAGVSIDAGNALVKAIGPLVKATARPGADSEIGGFGGFFDPKAAGYRDPLLVAANDGVGTKLKLAIDHDRHDSVGIDLVAMCVNDLIVQGAEPLFFLDYFATGKLETGVAERVVAGIANGCKIAGCALIGGETAEMPGMYAAGDYDLAGFCVGAVERGDQLTGDKVAPGHVLLGLASSGVHSNGYSLVRRLAEDMGWRLDRPALFDNERLLIDCLIEPTRIYVASLLPVVRSGRIDALAHITGGGLLENIPRVLPAGAHAVVDADAWDQPRLMAFLQAQGNIEPGEMARTFNCGIGMVVAVTAENAREVAAELEAAGEDVTRIGEVVEGPRGCTVRGAAGTWSGREDWEAQHLA, from the coding sequence ATGTCGACGAATGGTCCGCCTCCCAAGTCCTACACCTACGAATCCGCCGGCGTCTCGATCGACGCGGGCAACGCGCTGGTCAAGGCGATCGGCCCGCTGGTCAAGGCCACCGCCCGCCCCGGTGCCGACAGCGAGATCGGCGGATTCGGCGGGTTCTTCGATCCGAAGGCGGCGGGATACAGAGATCCGCTGCTGGTTGCGGCCAACGACGGGGTGGGCACCAAGCTCAAGCTGGCGATCGATCACGATCGGCACGACAGCGTCGGGATCGACCTCGTCGCAATGTGCGTCAACGACCTGATCGTGCAAGGCGCGGAGCCGCTGTTCTTCCTCGATTACTTCGCCACCGGCAAGCTGGAGACCGGCGTGGCGGAACGGGTGGTGGCGGGCATCGCCAACGGCTGCAAGATCGCCGGCTGCGCGCTGATCGGCGGCGAAACGGCGGAAATGCCCGGCATGTATGCCGCCGGGGACTACGACCTCGCAGGTTTCTGCGTCGGCGCGGTCGAGCGCGGCGACCAGCTGACCGGCGACAAGGTCGCGCCCGGCCATGTGCTGCTCGGGCTTGCTTCGTCGGGCGTGCATTCGAACGGGTATTCGCTCGTCCGGCGGCTGGCCGAAGACATGGGCTGGCGGCTCGACCGCCCGGCCCTGTTCGACAACGAACGGCTGCTGATCGATTGCCTGATCGAGCCTACGCGGATCTACGTCGCGAGCCTGCTGCCGGTGGTCCGCAGCGGACGGATCGACGCGCTGGCGCACATCACCGGCGGCGGGCTGCTCGAAAACATCCCGCGCGTGCTTCCTGCAGGCGCGCACGCGGTTGTCGACGCCGATGCGTGGGATCAGCCGCGACTGATGGCTTTCCTGCAGGCACAGGGCAACATCGAGCCGGGCGAGATGGCGCGCACGTTCAACTGCGGGATCGGCATGGTTGTGGCGGTCACCGCAGAAAATGCGCGCGAAGTCGCTGCCGAGCTCGAGGCGGCAGGCGAAGACGTGACGCGAATCGGCGAAGTCGTCGAAGGGCCGCGCGGTTGCACCGTACGCGGCGCGGCGGGCACTTGGTCGGGTCGTGAGGATTGGGAAGCGCAGCACCTTGCCTGA